Proteins from one Rhineura floridana isolate rRhiFlo1 chromosome 16, rRhiFlo1.hap2, whole genome shotgun sequence genomic window:
- the TMEM35A gene encoding novel acetylcholine receptor chaperone yields MASPRTITIVALSVALGLFFVFMGTIKLTPRLSRDAYNEMKRAYKSYVRALPMLKKMGVSSIILRKSIGALEVACGIVMTLVPGRPKDVANFLLLLLVLAVLFFHQLVGDPLKRYAHALVFGILLTCRLLIARQPEEQLLEKRTLSVNGEEQPLLAEAVPEKGKIKVS; encoded by the exons ATGGCCTCTCCCAGGACTATAACCATTGTGGCCCTCTCGGTAGCCTTGGGGCTCTTCTTTGTCTTTATGGGGACCATCAAACTGACCCCGAGGCTCAGCAGAGATGCCTACAATGAGATG AAACGAGCCTACAAGAGCTATGTCCGTGCATTGCCCATGCTGAAAAAGATGGGAGTCAGCTCCATCATTCTCCGCAAGAGCATCGGAGCCTTAGAGGTGGCCTGTGGCATTGTCATGACACTGGTCCCCGGGCGCCCCAAAGATGTGGCTAACTTTCTGCTGCTCTTGCTTGTTCTGGCTGTGCTCTTCTTCCACCAGCTGGTGGGTGACCCACTCAAGCGCTATGCTCATGCCCTAGTCTTTGGGATCCTGCTCACCTGCCGCCTGCTGATTGCCCGCCAGCCTGAGGAGCAGTTGCTAGAGAAGAGGACCCTGTCGGTGAATGGAGAGGAGCAGCCACTTCTTGCAGAGGCAGTCCCAGAAAAGGGCAAAATCAAGGTGTCCTAG